One part of the Acidobacteriota bacterium genome encodes these proteins:
- a CDS encoding MBL fold metallo-hydrolase, whose product MRIEQLTIPTPFPVGPINIYLVMDDPLTLIDTGPKTPAALAALREQLRALSFKLADIQRVILTHTHEDHCGLAGVIQQESGARVHVHEWEFHNISEHRQTRVNRDLLRRTGVPAEDLEHIAGRYDLIHHFADAVPDVVAYRDEHEFSFASGALRVVHTPGHTPGSCCLLRESNRLLLAGDTILKNITPNPVLNANPLAPERRFPALGEYLVSLARIRTLAPTLIRTAHGGDVTDYEEYFHGLVRHTQQRQTKVISLVPASGTTAWEMSKLLFPHVKDINRFLAVSETVAHLDFAVAEGRLRMEGGAMADAYFPA is encoded by the coding sequence ATGCGCATCGAACAACTCACCATCCCCACCCCCTTCCCCGTCGGCCCCATCAACATTTATCTGGTGATGGACGATCCGCTCACGCTGATTGACACCGGCCCCAAAACGCCCGCAGCGCTGGCCGCCCTGCGCGAACAGTTGCGCGCCTTGAGCTTCAAACTCGCCGACATTCAGCGTGTCATCCTCACGCACACGCACGAAGATCATTGCGGGTTGGCGGGGGTGATTCAGCAGGAATCCGGCGCGCGCGTGCACGTGCACGAATGGGAGTTCCACAACATCAGCGAACACCGCCAGACGCGCGTCAACCGCGACTTGCTGCGGCGCACGGGGGTTCCGGCAGAAGACCTGGAGCACATCGCGGGGCGTTACGATTTGATTCACCATTTCGCCGACGCCGTGCCCGATGTTGTGGCTTACCGCGACGAACACGAATTCAGTTTTGCCAGCGGCGCGTTGCGCGTCGTGCATACGCCAGGGCACACGCCGGGCAGTTGCTGTTTGCTGCGCGAGAGCAACCGCCTGCTGCTCGCGGGCGATACGATCCTCAAAAACATCACGCCCAATCCGGTGCTCAACGCCAACCCGCTCGCGCCCGAACGCCGCTTCCCTGCCCTGGGTGAATACCTGGTTTCGTTGGCGCGCATTCGGACGCTCGCGCCGACATTGATCCGCACGGCACACGGCGGCGACGTCACCGATTACGAAGAGTATTTCCACGGCCTCGTGCGCCACACGCAACAGCGCCAAACCAAAGTCATCAGCCTGGTGCCCGCCAGCGGCACGACCGCTTGGGAAATGTCCAAGCTGCTGTTCCCGCACGTCAAAGACATCAACCGCTTCCTGGCTGTTTCTGAAACGGTAGCGCATCTGGATTTCGCCGTCGCTGAGGGGCGTTTGCGGATGGAAGGTGGCGCAATGGCTGACGCTTATTTTCCAGCTTGA
- the iolB gene encoding 5-deoxy-glucuronate isomerase, with translation MSDLLVRPATLNGLSGETLNVTPAQTGFEYLNFRARTLAQGETYPGYTDGNELGLVVLGGTCSVESPAGSWPHLGSRANVFSGMPAALYLPIHTEFTITAERACDLAFCYCRAEESFPARLIRPEDVEVEVRGGANATRQINHIIKPEFPAQRLLVVEVYTPSGNWSSYPPHKHDVHNPPAEVDLEEVYYYRIDKPEGYAIQKVYTPDRRIDATLSVRDGELVLIPEGYHPVVAAHGYNVYYLNALAGSARSMAASDDPDYAWVRAEWRETDPRVPLVK, from the coding sequence ATGTCTGACTTACTCGTTCGACCTGCAACGCTCAATGGCCTTTCGGGCGAGACGCTCAACGTCACACCTGCCCAGACGGGGTTTGAGTATCTGAACTTCCGTGCCCGCACGCTGGCCCAAGGCGAAACATATCCGGGCTACACCGATGGCAACGAACTCGGCCTGGTGGTGCTGGGCGGCACGTGTTCGGTGGAATCGCCCGCCGGTTCGTGGCCACACCTAGGCAGTCGCGCGAATGTTTTTAGCGGCATGCCGGCGGCGCTGTATCTGCCCATCCACACCGAATTCACCATCACCGCCGAGCGCGCTTGCGACCTGGCGTTTTGTTATTGCCGCGCCGAAGAGAGCTTCCCCGCGCGCCTGATTCGCCCGGAAGATGTCGAGGTCGAAGTACGCGGCGGCGCGAACGCTACGCGGCAGATCAACCACATCATCAAACCCGAATTCCCGGCCCAGCGTTTGTTGGTTGTCGAGGTCTATACGCCCAGCGGCAACTGGTCGAGCTATCCGCCGCACAAACATGACGTGCACAATCCGCCCGCCGAAGTGGATTTGGAAGAGGTCTACTACTACCGCATTGACAAGCCGGAAGGCTACGCGATTCAAAAGGTCTACACGCCCGATCGCCGTATTGACGCGACGTTGTCGGTGCGCGACGGCGAATTGGTGCTCATCCCCGAAGGCTACCACCCGGTCGTCGCGGCACACGGTTACAACGTCTATTACCTGAATGCCCTCGCCGGGAGTGCGCGTTCGATGGCGGCGTCGGATGATCCAGACTATGCGTGGGTGCGGGCGGAATGGCGAGAGACAGACCCACGCGTTCCACTGGTAAAGTAA
- a CDS encoding DUF885 domain-containing protein, which translates to MSIKKQIMLPGCWLGLCALLATACQTPPTPSPAPSNALPATLGQMATEYYKWRNENYPVASSDMGLHDWDGKLTDFSEPAVKARRAYVKQLLAQVQAMNTANWGRDERVDWLLLRVQLEWPVFFDRVMQYEETNPQVYVDECSNAIFSLLKKEYDAPRTRAVAATARLRQMPALLKQGQQNLQRPVQLYAKLAIDSARAIDPLFNDSLAVIAKGLTTNETVELMQARSEALLAIHMFADWLEQGLPKMPAWAPMGEENYNYLLKHLYLLPLDANQVEMLGQAELARYRALESLLADPKLADPDPARSRNVPPDQAAFLKAYESRQTEMIKFLQEHKLVTLPAYLGQFYIRQLPEAFKPTSPGGFMNAPGVYDKDSSGFYFIPTYNPKSQNFYIRAAIEDPRPLLGHEGIPGHFLQASIANHLTDEIRRQHGDGVTAEGWALYTEEMLTRTGLYPDNSAAQGQVLRLSRYRAARIGVDVNLQTGKWTFEQAVKYFQEAGGLDREAAEGEAAGAAATPSQKITYMVGKWQIMRLLGRYRDRQGAQFQLGKFHDDLLKHGSLPLSVIEWLLLDDATTLEQALK; encoded by the coding sequence ATGAGCATCAAAAAACAAATTATGCTTCCTGGTTGCTGGTTGGGCCTTTGCGCTTTATTGGCGACGGCTTGCCAAACTCCGCCAACACCCAGCCCCGCCCCATCGAATGCCTTGCCTGCGACGCTAGGCCAGATGGCAACGGAGTATTACAAGTGGCGTAACGAAAACTATCCCGTGGCGAGTAGCGATATGGGGCTGCACGACTGGGATGGCAAGCTGACTGATTTTTCTGAGCCAGCCGTCAAAGCGCGCCGCGCATACGTCAAACAACTGCTGGCCCAAGTGCAGGCCATGAATACGGCCAACTGGGGCCGTGATGAGCGCGTGGATTGGTTGCTCTTGCGCGTCCAATTGGAATGGCCGGTCTTCTTTGACCGGGTCATGCAGTATGAAGAGACCAACCCGCAGGTTTATGTTGACGAATGCAGTAACGCGATCTTTTCGCTGCTCAAAAAAGAGTATGACGCTCCGCGCACACGCGCCGTGGCCGCGACTGCGCGGTTGCGCCAGATGCCAGCGCTGCTCAAGCAGGGGCAACAGAATTTGCAACGCCCCGTGCAGCTTTACGCAAAACTGGCAATTGATTCGGCGCGCGCGATTGACCCGCTCTTTAACGATAGCTTGGCGGTTATTGCCAAAGGCCTGACGACGAATGAAACCGTTGAGTTAATGCAAGCACGCTCTGAAGCGTTGCTGGCGATTCACATGTTCGCCGATTGGCTGGAGCAGGGCTTGCCAAAAATGCCGGCGTGGGCGCCGATGGGCGAAGAGAACTACAACTATCTGCTGAAGCATTTGTATCTGCTGCCGCTCGACGCCAACCAAGTGGAGATGCTCGGCCAAGCGGAATTGGCGCGTTATCGTGCGTTGGAATCACTGCTGGCGGATCCAAAGCTGGCGGATCCCGATCCGGCGCGCAGCCGCAATGTCCCGCCGGATCAAGCCGCTTTCCTGAAAGCCTACGAAAGCCGGCAAACCGAGATGATCAAGTTTTTGCAAGAGCACAAGCTGGTTACGCTGCCCGCGTATCTCGGTCAGTTCTACATCCGCCAGTTGCCTGAAGCTTTCAAACCGACCAGCCCGGGCGGCTTTATGAATGCGCCGGGCGTGTACGATAAAGACAGCAGCGGTTTCTATTTCATCCCAACCTACAATCCAAAGAGCCAGAACTTCTACATTCGCGCCGCAATTGAAGACCCGCGCCCGCTACTTGGACACGAAGGGATTCCCGGCCACTTTCTGCAAGCTTCGATTGCCAATCATCTCACTGACGAGATTCGGCGGCAGCACGGCGATGGTGTAACGGCCGAAGGCTGGGCGCTGTATACCGAAGAGATGCTGACGCGCACGGGCCTTTATCCCGACAACTCTGCGGCGCAAGGCCAGGTGCTGCGTTTGTCGCGCTACCGCGCGGCGCGCATCGGCGTCGACGTCAATCTGCAAACCGGCAAATGGACGTTTGAACAGGCCGTCAAATACTTTCAAGAAGCAGGCGGGCTGGATCGCGAAGCGGCGGAAGGCGAAGCGGCGGGCGCGGCTGCGACACCCTCGCAGAAGATCACCTACATGGTCGGCAAGTGGCAAATCATGCGCTTGCTGGGCCGTTATCGTGACCGGCAAGGCGCGCAGTTCCAGTTGGGAAAATTCCACGATGATCTGTTAAAGCACGGCAGTCTGCCATTGTCGGTCATCGAATGGTTGTTGCTCGATGATGCGACGACACTGGAGCAAGCACTGAAATGA
- the iolC gene encoding 5-dehydro-2-deoxygluconokinase: MSQHKFDILCMGRALLDLYANEVGVPFAEVQNFAAYVGGCPANICVSARRLGLRAAMLSAVGDDLVGDFVLNFMQQEGVVTDFITRKPGHRTSAAVVSIQPPDKFPLVYYRDNCADIELTIDDVLAAPLAASRALLLSGTGLSREPSRSATLCAAELAKQAGTTVFLDLDLRANQWHDARAYGVTVRSALRLVDVVIGTEDEIKAAMLIQAANFSVTQTHVADTHLQGDVQAAIAALLAAGPSVVALKRGAERTTVFTRDSTVDAAAFPVEIYNTLGAGDAFAGGFIYGYLQGWDWQRAARMGNACGAIVVTRHGCSKFMPYEQEALDFIASHGGF, encoded by the coding sequence ATGAGCCAACACAAGTTCGACATTTTGTGCATGGGCCGCGCGCTGCTTGATCTGTACGCGAATGAAGTCGGCGTGCCCTTTGCCGAAGTGCAAAACTTCGCGGCCTATGTCGGCGGCTGTCCGGCGAACATCTGCGTCAGCGCGCGGCGCTTGGGCTTGCGCGCGGCAATGTTGTCGGCGGTCGGCGATGATCTGGTGGGCGATTTCGTGCTCAATTTCATGCAGCAAGAAGGCGTGGTAACTGACTTCATCACGCGCAAACCCGGCCATCGCACCAGCGCCGCCGTCGTCAGCATTCAGCCGCCCGATAAATTTCCGCTGGTCTATTACCGCGATAATTGCGCCGACATCGAACTCACGATTGACGACGTGCTGGCCGCGCCGCTGGCCGCGAGCCGCGCGCTGTTGCTGTCGGGCACGGGCCTGAGCCGCGAACCATCGCGCAGCGCGACGTTGTGCGCGGCAGAGCTTGCCAAACAAGCGGGCACGACGGTCTTTCTCGATTTGGATTTGCGCGCCAACCAATGGCATGACGCACGGGCTTACGGCGTGACGGTGCGCTCAGCTTTACGGTTGGTAGACGTGGTCATTGGCACCGAAGACGAAATCAAAGCCGCAATGCTCATCCAGGCCGCGAACTTTTCGGTCACACAGACGCACGTGGCCGACACGCATTTGCAAGGCGATGTGCAAGCGGCCATCGCGGCATTGCTCGCCGCCGGGCCAAGCGTCGTCGCGTTGAAACGCGGGGCTGAACGCACGACGGTGTTCACGCGCGATTCAACCGTAGATGCCGCTGCTTTTCCGGTCGAGATTTACAACACGCTGGGTGCGGGCGATGCTTTTGCGGGCGGTTTCATTTACGGTTATCTGCAAGGTTGGGACTGGCAACGCGCGGCACGGATGGGCAATGCCTGCGGCGCGATTGTCGTGACGCGGCACGGTTGCTCGAAGTTCATGCCATACGAACAGGAGGCGCTTGATTTCATCGCGTCGCACGGAGGATTTTAG
- a CDS encoding deoxyribose-phosphate aldolase — MSAFQAKAFLPASVLARLTDARVNDPETAWRLAQTRPQRAPLTTDGRLNILAADHPARRVTGIGNDSLALTNRHDYLARIMRVLQCTQVDGVMATMDVLEDLLVLDDFLRQAGRPVLLDGKLLIASFNRGGLAGVAWEMDDPLTGANAQTCLDWNLDGAKLLLRLCDDEPASLNTLMASAQAINETNALRLPMFLEPLPVVKTEAGYKVVKTAEALAKIVGVASALGDSSRYLWLKLPYCDGYEAVARATTLPILLLGGEAVGAATPLLREIAGGLAAGANVRGALVGRNVLYPGATDPLIVATAIGGIIHNNWTVAAAIENANAELSRADSGKPFFD, encoded by the coding sequence TTGAGCGCGTTTCAAGCCAAAGCATTTCTGCCCGCGTCCGTGCTGGCGCGCCTCACCGACGCGCGCGTCAACGATCCTGAAACCGCCTGGCGCCTGGCGCAAACACGGCCACAACGCGCGCCACTGACGACGGATGGCCGCTTGAACATCCTCGCCGCCGATCATCCGGCGCGGCGCGTGACGGGCATTGGCAATGATTCGCTAGCGTTGACCAACCGGCACGATTACCTGGCGCGCATCATGCGCGTGTTGCAGTGCACGCAGGTGGACGGCGTGATGGCGACGATGGACGTTCTGGAAGACCTGCTGGTGCTTGATGATTTTTTGCGTCAGGCAGGCCGGCCCGTCTTGCTCGACGGCAAATTGCTCATCGCCAGTTTCAACCGTGGCGGCCTGGCGGGCGTAGCTTGGGAAATGGATGACCCGTTGACCGGCGCCAATGCGCAGACTTGTCTGGATTGGAATCTGGATGGCGCGAAGCTTTTGTTGCGGCTCTGCGATGACGAACCGGCTTCGCTGAATACATTGATGGCGAGCGCGCAGGCGATCAATGAAACCAATGCGCTGCGCCTGCCGATGTTTTTGGAACCGCTGCCCGTCGTCAAAACTGAAGCGGGTTACAAAGTCGTCAAGACGGCTGAGGCATTGGCAAAAATCGTGGGTGTCGCCTCGGCTTTGGGCGACAGTAGCCGCTATCTGTGGTTGAAGCTGCCCTATTGCGACGGCTACGAGGCGGTCGCGCGCGCCACAACCTTACCGATTCTGTTATTGGGCGGCGAAGCGGTCGGCGCTGCCACGCCGCTGTTGCGTGAGATTGCAGGTGGCTTGGCCGCAGGCGCGAATGTGCGCGGCGCGTTGGTCGGGCGCAACGTGCTCTATCCGGGCGCAACAGACCCATTGATCGTAGCGACTGCCATCGGTGGCATCATTCATAACAATTGGACGGTTGCAGCGGCAATCGAGAATGCAAACGCCGAACTAAGCCGCGCAGACAGCGGCAAGCCATTCTTTGATTGA
- the iolD gene encoding 3D-(3,5/4)-trihydroxycyclohexane-1,2-dione acylhydrolase (decyclizing), whose product MQPRCLTTAQALIAFLEQQYVERDGHEHQFFAGIWGIFGHGNVAGIGQALHQSPDFRYYLTRNEQAMVHTATAFAKHHNRLRAFACTSSIGPGATNMITGAATATINRLPVLLLPGDIFARRNVAPVLQQLESEHSQDISVNDCFKPVSRYWDRLNRADQLPFALLEAMRVLTSPVETGAVTLALPQDVQTEAWDYPVELFDKRVWYIPRPQPDHTLLERAVQLIRAAKRPMIVAGGGVIYSEATEALAAFAAQTGIPVGETQAGKGSLSFDHPQNLEAIGVTGTPCANIVAREADLVIAIGTRLADFTTASKTAFQHPDVRFINLNIAAFDAHKHSALPLVADARAGLEALGKALTGYRVADEYATHIAELKQRWEAEVERLFNLHHGPPIAQSEVIGIVNAFSEPRDVALCAAGSLPGDLHKLWRTRDPKGYHLEYGNSCMGYEIAGGLGVKLADPSREVYVMIGDGSYLMMSQEIITAVAEGVKLTIIIHDNHGFSSIGGLSQAVGSGGYGTDYKYRHTDTGRFDGDNLPVDFLANAASLGAHAIRATTREELQRALAEAKRQTVTTVIVVETDKECRVPGYESWWDVPIAEVSTEAAVQRIRAEYEKAVKQERYFF is encoded by the coding sequence ATGCAACCAAGGTGTCTAACAACAGCGCAGGCGCTCATCGCGTTTCTGGAACAACAGTATGTCGAACGCGACGGCCACGAGCACCAATTCTTTGCCGGTATCTGGGGCATCTTCGGGCACGGCAACGTCGCGGGCATCGGGCAGGCGCTGCATCAGTCGCCCGACTTTCGGTATTACTTGACGCGCAACGAACAGGCGATGGTGCATACGGCAACGGCGTTTGCGAAGCATCACAATCGGCTGCGCGCGTTTGCCTGCACGTCTTCGATTGGGCCGGGCGCGACCAATATGATTACGGGCGCGGCGACGGCGACGATCAACCGGCTGCCGGTGCTGTTGTTGCCAGGCGACATCTTTGCGCGGCGAAATGTCGCGCCCGTGTTGCAACAACTCGAATCCGAACACTCGCAGGACATCTCGGTCAACGATTGTTTCAAACCGGTCTCGCGCTATTGGGATCGCCTCAACCGTGCCGATCAACTGCCCTTCGCCTTGCTCGAAGCCATGCGCGTGTTGACGTCGCCGGTTGAAACGGGCGCGGTGACGCTGGCCTTGCCGCAAGACGTGCAAACCGAAGCCTGGGATTATCCGGTGGAGTTGTTCGACAAACGCGTTTGGTACATCCCACGTCCGCAACCCGATCACACTTTGCTCGAACGCGCCGTGCAACTGATTCGGGCCGCCAAACGCCCCATGATCGTGGCGGGCGGCGGCGTGATTTACAGCGAAGCAACCGAGGCGCTCGCCGCATTCGCCGCGCAAACCGGCATTCCTGTCGGCGAAACCCAGGCGGGCAAAGGCTCGCTCAGCTTCGACCATCCGCAAAACCTGGAAGCCATCGGTGTCACGGGCACGCCCTGCGCCAACATCGTCGCGCGCGAAGCCGATCTAGTCATCGCCATCGGCACGCGGCTGGCCGATTTCACCACGGCGTCAAAGACTGCGTTCCAACATCCCGATGTGCGCTTCATCAATTTGAACATCGCGGCATTCGACGCACACAAACACAGCGCACTGCCGCTGGTCGCCGATGCGCGCGCCGGGTTGGAAGCTTTGGGCAAGGCTTTGACCGGCTATCGCGTCGCCGATGAGTACGCCACGCACATCGCTGAACTAAAACAACGCTGGGAAGCCGAAGTCGAGCGGCTGTTCAATTTGCATCACGGCCCGCCCATCGCCCAAAGCGAAGTCATCGGCATCGTCAACGCGTTCTCTGAACCGCGCGATGTGGCGCTGTGCGCGGCGGGCAGCTTGCCCGGTGATTTGCATAAACTCTGGCGCACGCGCGACCCCAAGGGCTATCACCTGGAATACGGCAATTCATGCATGGGCTACGAAATCGCGGGCGGTTTGGGCGTGAAGCTGGCTGATCCTTCGCGCGAGGTCTACGTGATGATCGGTGACGGCTCGTACCTGATGATGTCGCAAGAGATCATCACCGCCGTGGCTGAAGGCGTAAAGCTCACCATCATCATCCACGACAACCACGGCTTTTCCAGCATTGGCGGATTGTCGCAAGCGGTCGGCTCGGGCGGTTACGGCACCGATTACAAATACCGCCACACCGACACGGGCCGTTTTGACGGCGATAACCTGCCAGTAGATTTCTTGGCGAATGCGGCCAGCCTGGGCGCACACGCGATTCGCGCCACGACGCGCGAAGAGTTGCAGCGCGCGTTGGCAGAAGCCAAACGGCAAACCGTCACCACCGTCATCGTAGTCGAGACCGACAAGGAATGCCGCGTGCCCGGTTATGAATCGTGGTGGGACGTGCCGATTGCGGAAGTCTCAACCGAAGCAGCAGTACAACGCATTCGAGCGGAATATGAAAAGGCAGTGAAACAGGAGCGGTACTTTTTCTAG
- a CDS encoding TonB-dependent receptor produces the protein MHFRRLGFTLAFTLLLACQAVAQQETATLTGEVKDASGAVVPGVSLTITNTATGVALKSVTNEQGLYTVPSLKPGPYSITVEKPGFKKFVRSGLVLQVAQVARVDVSLQVGDLTNTVEVTAAVALLETETSSRGSVIDQKKINDLPLNGRDYNQLALLSPGVLPTTPRLASVNFKGAMNVNGNRTFNNVFLLDGVDNISYSNSFRGENVQLVQPSIEALQEFKIQTNAYSAEYGRSSGAVINATIKSGTNAIHGSLYEFLRNEKLDANNFFSNALGQAKPVRKRNQYGAAVGGPLVKNRTFWFADYEGLREREGVPRTRLVPTAAEKAGLFSSAVVDPFTAGRPEFGKNAAGQWVIPQNRWDPVAAKVIPLIPDPTNIVGGVPIYASTPITRTRQDQFDVRVDHQFATNLTLFGRYSFVDTNTFRPAPLPGLGEGSFNDAFGANLNRSQGLALGLTWTVSPALVGDFRFGWARGNYFTMPPNFGVDGPGQIGLKNVPNDPAIVGGIPKINIQGFDAVGRHTSTPQFQTPRSWNPRATFSWTRGAHLFKFGGEFLKVQTKINDLNATIGRMNFENRFTNRAVGDLLLGLPSQLALTSFTVMDQGQRMQFYFFQDDYKVTSKLTLNVGLRYEYATPPVEKENRFANFDPVTGKDVFAKDGGIFERALIHPDRNNVAPRFGFAYSPTSRWVVRGAYGIFYNHTVRQGREGLLGFNPPFLVDNLLQTSVTGAAAVVSAAVFRLVDGYPAGLLNPASLAPTIGRRAQDANQRTAYIQQFNFGIQYELLKDLLFDVAYVGNKGTKLNGFRNLNQRAVITNANGSQAAGNRPYPAFGDIQWMENRVGATYNSLQARLEKRFSHGLTGLVSYTWGKALTGSPDHISTSGGGAGFDTGTFREPQDGNNTRADRGLAEFDVKQRFVASYVWELPFGKGRKFGNDWHKATDFVLGGWQVTGIHALQGGLGLTATLGGGSVLNIGGERRARPNLVGNPELSDSQRTLNRWFNVDAFQPAFTPSPQAFGTAGVGVMRGPGLVNFDYTLAKDFHLTERKRFQFRTELFNAFNHANFGPPNIARESTGFGQILSAANARIIQFALKFYF, from the coding sequence ATGCACTTCCGACGATTAGGTTTTACGCTTGCATTCACGCTGTTGCTGGCCTGCCAGGCCGTTGCGCAGCAGGAAACCGCCACCCTCACGGGCGAAGTCAAAGACGCTTCCGGCGCCGTCGTGCCGGGCGTTTCGCTCACCATCACCAACACCGCCACCGGCGTCGCGCTGAAAAGCGTAACCAATGAGCAGGGCCTCTATACCGTGCCCAGCTTGAAACCCGGCCCCTATTCCATCACGGTTGAAAAGCCCGGCTTCAAGAAATTCGTGCGCAGCGGCCTCGTCTTGCAGGTCGCCCAGGTCGCGCGCGTGGATGTCAGCTTGCAGGTCGGCGATCTGACCAACACGGTCGAAGTCACCGCAGCCGTCGCCTTGCTCGAAACCGAGACCTCTTCGCGCGGCTCGGTGATTGACCAGAAGAAGATTAATGACCTGCCGCTCAATGGCCGCGATTACAACCAACTGGCGCTGCTCTCGCCGGGCGTCTTGCCGACGACGCCGCGTTTGGCGAGCGTCAATTTCAAAGGCGCGATGAACGTCAACGGCAACCGCACCTTTAACAACGTCTTCCTGCTCGACGGCGTAGACAACATCTCGTACTCGAATTCGTTTCGCGGCGAGAACGTGCAACTCGTGCAGCCTTCCATCGAAGCCTTGCAGGAGTTCAAGATTCAGACCAACGCCTACTCCGCCGAATACGGGCGCAGCAGCGGCGCGGTGATCAACGCGACGATCAAATCGGGCACGAACGCGATTCACGGCAGCCTTTACGAATTCCTGCGCAATGAGAAACTCGATGCCAACAACTTTTTCTCGAACGCGCTGGGCCAGGCCAAACCCGTGCGCAAACGCAATCAGTACGGCGCGGCGGTGGGCGGGCCGCTGGTCAAAAACCGCACCTTCTGGTTTGCCGATTACGAAGGCTTGCGCGAACGCGAAGGCGTGCCCCGCACGCGGTTGGTGCCGACGGCGGCAGAAAAAGCGGGCTTGTTTAGCTCAGCGGTGGTTGATCCCTTCACCGCCGGACGGCCCGAATTCGGCAAAAATGCTGCGGGGCAATGGGTGATTCCACAAAACCGCTGGGACCCCGTGGCCGCCAAAGTCATTCCGTTGATTCCCGATCCCACGAACATCGTTGGCGGTGTGCCGATCTACGCTTCGACACCGATCACACGCACGCGCCAGGATCAATTCGACGTGCGTGTGGATCATCAATTCGCCACGAACCTGACCTTGTTTGGGCGCTACAGTTTTGTGGATACCAACACCTTCCGCCCCGCGCCGCTGCCGGGCTTGGGCGAAGGCTCATTTAATGATGCGTTCGGCGCGAACCTGAACCGCTCACAAGGGCTGGCGCTGGGCCTGACGTGGACGGTTTCGCCAGCGCTGGTCGGCGATTTCCGCTTCGGCTGGGCGCGCGGCAATTACTTCACTATGCCGCCAAACTTTGGCGTGGATGGGCCGGGACAAATTGGTTTGAAGAACGTGCCCAACGATCCCGCCATCGTCGGCGGCATTCCGAAGATCAACATCCAGGGCTTTGACGCGGTGGGTCGTCACACTTCGACACCGCAATTCCAAACGCCGCGTTCGTGGAATCCGCGCGCCACGTTCAGTTGGACGCGCGGCGCGCACCTGTTCAAATTCGGCGGCGAGTTCCTGAAAGTCCAAACCAAGATCAACGATCTGAACGCGACCATCGGGCGCATGAATTTCGAGAACCGCTTTACCAACCGCGCGGTGGGCGATCTGCTGTTGGGCCTGCCGTCGCAACTGGCGCTGACCAGCTTCACCGTGATGGATCAGGGCCAGCGGATGCAGTTCTATTTCTTCCAGGACGATTACAAAGTCACGTCGAAACTGACCTTGAATGTTGGCCTGCGCTACGAATACGCGACGCCGCCGGTCGAGAAAGAGAACCGCTTCGCCAACTTCGATCCCGTCACGGGCAAGGATGTCTTCGCCAAGGACGGTGGCATCTTTGAGCGTGCGCTGATTCACCCCGACCGTAACAATGTCGCGCCGCGCTTCGGCTTCGCTTATTCGCCCACCTCGCGCTGGGTCGTGCGCGGAGCTTACGGCATTTTCTACAACCACACCGTGCGGCAGGGGCGCGAAGGGTTGCTCGGCTTCAATCCACCTTTCCTGGTGGACAACCTATTGCAAACCAGCGTGACCGGCGCGGCGGCGGTGGTCTCGGCGGCGGTCTTCCGTTTAGTGGACGGCTATCCAGCGGGCCTGCTCAATCCGGCTTCGCTCGCGCCCACCATCGGACGCCGCGCGCAGGACGCCAATCAACGCACGGCTTACATTCAGCAATTCAATTTCGGCATTCAATACGAACTGCTGAAGGATTTGCTGTTCGATGTGGCCTACGTCGGCAACAAAGGGACGAAGCTGAACGGCTTCCGCAACCTGAATCAACGCGCGGTGATCACCAACGCCAATGGCTCGCAAGCCGCAGGCAATCGCCCTTATCCGGCCTTCGGCGACATTCAGTGGATGGAGAATCGCGTCGGCGCGACCTACAACTCGTTGCAGGCGCGCTTGGAAAAACGTTTCTCACACGGGTTGACGGGCTTGGTCAGTTACACCTGGGGCAAGGCGCTGACCGGTTCGCCCGATCACATCTCGACCAGCGGCGGCGGCGCGGGCTTCGACACCGGCACCTTCCGCGAACCGCAGGACGGCAACAACACACGCGCCGATCGTGGCCTGGCCGAATTCGATGTCAAGCAGCGTTTCGTGGCGAGTTATGTGTGGGAACTGCCGTTTGGCAAGGGCCGCAAGTTCGGCAATGACTGGCACAAGGCAACTGACTTTGTGCTGGGTGGCTGGCAAGTGACCGGCATCCACGCGCTGCAAGGCGGTCTGGGGCTGACGGCCACGTTGGGCGGCGGCAGCGTGTTGAACATCGGCGGCGAACGGCGCGCGCGCCCCAATCTGGTCGGCAACCCGGAACTTTCCGATTCACAACGCACACTCAATCGCTGGTTCAACGTTGACGCCTTCCAGCCCGCGTTCACGCCTTCGCCGCAAGCCTTTGGCACCGCCGGCGTCGGCGTCATGCGTGGCCCTGGCCTCGTGAATTTCGATTACACGCTGGCCAAGGACTTCCACCTGACGGAACGGAAGCGCTTCCAATTTCGGACTGAACTGTTCAATGCGTTCAATCACGCCAATTTCGGCCCGCCGAATATCGCGCGTGAAAGCACGGGCTTCGGCCAGATTCTGTCCGCTGCCAATGCGCGCATTATTCAGTTTGCGTTGAAGTTCTATTTCTAA